In Curtobacterium sp. TC1, the following proteins share a genomic window:
- a CDS encoding ATP-binding protein, translating into MSAETTFDVAATPESLDEVQDRFAAWWDGLGIDDARLRFALETALAEVAANIVEHTTRADQATGRRYTVRLESTDRAVTAELTDNGLPVDIDLSAVTMADVEQESGRGLALAIAALDRLEHRHEHGHNVWTLVCDR; encoded by the coding sequence GTGAGCGCCGAGACCACCTTCGACGTCGCCGCGACGCCCGAGTCGCTCGACGAGGTCCAGGACCGGTTCGCCGCATGGTGGGACGGTCTCGGCATCGACGACGCCCGGCTCCGGTTCGCGCTGGAGACCGCCCTGGCCGAGGTCGCCGCCAACATCGTCGAGCACACCACGCGCGCCGACCAGGCGACCGGTCGGCGGTACACCGTGCGGCTCGAGTCGACGGATCGTGCCGTCACCGCGGAGCTCACCGACAACGGCCTGCCCGTGGACATCGACCTGAGCGCCGTGACGATGGCCGACGTCGAACAGGAGAGCGGACGCGGCCTGGCACTCGCGATCGCCGCCCTCGACCGGCTCGAGCACCGACACGAGCACGGGCACAACGTCTGGACCCTGGTGTGCGACCGATGA
- the opgC gene encoding OpgC domain-containing protein, whose amino-acid sequence MRLLAARVVAVLVTIATLLLGGALPASAVTVHTAAATAPASGTAWFGPDLDWGDDSPAGYEGRLGATPSMYGVEIDYPLDRSARRELLRATRAAATQGAVLVVSLEPGQSLRSLDVADARAVNTVLQEVHDQYDTQVLVRFAPQMNGTWVRWGQQPTQFVQAFRTLATAVHGGDSDALMVWSPSYGAGYPFGESAGRLDDLSATDVAKLDTDGDGALTAADDPYEPYWPGDASVDWVGLSMYSFGKGKSTAAAGRDVPLTRNDVPEPGEVESRFDETWGYEQQQADSFYDRFAVDGDRSMLLDTGALYDHTRRGDAELLVKQGWWRQVIASVQDRPLIRGVTFVETNRREPEAGNRVADWRDTAVPGIAGSFRTDLERSDHFAFGPVTDRVTTQQGNAATDQQYDTGGDQMAWIVWVAVGLAVVFLLSGLFGRLLPGWRYPDDGKPGRDLRLDLFRGFIILAVVITHIEIGGPYSYLTLHAVGAITGAEMFVFLSGMVLGMTYPFAIKKFGEWAAAIGAWKRARKQYLVTLVVIAVVFALSFVPFLNTDAITTFTDRGTGTGGVGAEGRVYDLYPNAMQLLGYPPPWYAIRQFLLLEMGPWPFNIMGLFVVLSLFIPPLLWLIRRGFWWVVLVVSWALYVFQALNPDFRPLNSQFEAVFPLLTWQVVFTHGLVLGYYRRQIIGALTGRLGKVLVGIGVGGYAAFLVYVWAANHVGFTPVPFPASMYEDLYNTAYQRVDQQWGRLVDIAFFAIVSYAILTVFWKPISAAIGWLWIPIGQASLYVFVWQVFFALAIASIPGVDWGNGWIGFATHTLLILLAWYMVRKRFLFSVIPR is encoded by the coding sequence ATGAGGCTGCTGGCGGCCCGGGTGGTCGCCGTCCTCGTCACGATCGCGACGCTCCTGCTCGGCGGTGCACTGCCGGCGTCCGCGGTGACGGTGCACACGGCCGCGGCGACGGCGCCGGCGAGCGGGACGGCCTGGTTCGGTCCGGACCTCGACTGGGGCGACGACTCCCCGGCGGGGTACGAGGGACGACTCGGTGCGACGCCGTCGATGTACGGGGTGGAGATCGACTACCCGCTCGACCGCTCGGCCCGGCGGGAGCTCCTCCGCGCGACGCGTGCCGCGGCGACGCAGGGTGCGGTCCTCGTCGTCAGCCTCGAGCCCGGGCAGTCGCTCCGCTCGCTCGACGTCGCCGACGCCCGCGCGGTGAACACCGTGCTCCAGGAGGTCCACGACCAGTACGACACCCAGGTGCTCGTGCGGTTCGCGCCCCAGATGAACGGCACGTGGGTGCGCTGGGGGCAGCAACCGACGCAGTTCGTGCAGGCGTTCCGGACACTCGCGACCGCGGTGCACGGCGGCGACTCCGACGCGCTCATGGTCTGGTCGCCGTCGTACGGTGCCGGGTACCCGTTCGGCGAGTCCGCCGGGCGCCTGGACGACCTGTCCGCGACCGACGTCGCGAAGCTCGACACCGACGGCGACGGCGCGCTGACCGCGGCCGACGACCCCTACGAGCCGTACTGGCCGGGCGACGCGTCGGTCGACTGGGTCGGGCTGTCGATGTACTCCTTCGGCAAGGGGAAGTCGACGGCAGCAGCCGGGCGCGACGTGCCCCTCACCCGCAACGACGTGCCGGAGCCCGGTGAGGTCGAGTCCCGGTTCGACGAGACCTGGGGCTACGAGCAGCAGCAGGCCGACAGCTTCTACGACCGGTTCGCGGTCGACGGTGACCGGTCGATGCTGCTCGACACCGGCGCGCTGTACGACCACACCCGCCGGGGCGACGCGGAGCTGCTGGTCAAGCAGGGCTGGTGGCGGCAGGTGATCGCGTCGGTCCAGGACCGCCCGTTGATCCGGGGCGTGACCTTCGTCGAGACGAACCGCCGCGAGCCCGAGGCCGGTAACCGTGTCGCCGACTGGCGCGACACCGCCGTGCCCGGCATCGCCGGGTCGTTCCGCACCGACCTCGAGCGCAGCGACCACTTCGCCTTCGGGCCGGTCACCGACCGCGTCACGACGCAGCAGGGCAACGCCGCGACCGACCAGCAGTACGACACCGGCGGCGACCAGATGGCGTGGATCGTCTGGGTCGCCGTGGGCCTGGCGGTCGTGTTCCTGCTGAGCGGCCTGTTCGGACGGTTGCTGCCGGGGTGGCGGTACCCCGACGACGGCAAGCCCGGGCGCGATCTACGGCTCGACCTGTTCCGCGGGTTCATCATCCTGGCGGTGGTGATCACCCACATCGAGATCGGCGGACCGTACTCGTACCTCACGTTGCACGCGGTGGGTGCGATCACCGGTGCCGAGATGTTCGTGTTCCTGTCCGGCATGGTCCTCGGCATGACCTACCCGTTCGCCATCAAGAAGTTCGGCGAGTGGGCGGCCGCGATCGGGGCGTGGAAGCGAGCCCGCAAGCAGTACCTCGTCACGCTCGTGGTGATCGCGGTGGTCTTCGCGCTGAGCTTCGTCCCGTTCCTGAACACCGACGCGATCACCACCTTCACCGACCGGGGGACCGGGACCGGGGGAGTCGGCGCCGAGGGGCGCGTGTACGACCTGTACCCGAACGCGATGCAGCTGCTCGGCTACCCGCCGCCGTGGTACGCCATCCGGCAGTTCCTGCTGCTCGAGATGGGTCCCTGGCCGTTCAACATCATGGGCCTGTTCGTGGTGCTGAGCCTGTTCATCCCGCCGCTGCTCTGGCTGATCCGCCGCGGCTTCTGGTGGGTGGTGCTCGTCGTGAGCTGGGCGCTGTACGTGTTCCAGGCGCTCAACCCGGACTTCCGCCCGCTGAACTCGCAGTTCGAGGCGGTCTTCCCGCTGCTCACCTGGCAGGTCGTGTTCACCCACGGCCTCGTGCTCGGGTACTACCGACGGCAGATCATCGGCGCGCTCACCGGGCGGCTCGGCAAGGTCCTGGTCGGCATCGGCGTCGGCGGCTACGCGGCGTTCCTGGTGTACGTCTGGGCGGCGAACCACGTCGGGTTCACGCCGGTCCCGTTCCCGGCGTCGATGTACGAGGACCTGTACAACACGGCGTACCAGCGGGTGGACCAGCAGTGGGGCCGACTGGTCGACATCGCCTTCTTCGCGATCGTGTCGTACGCGATCCTGACGGTGTTCTGGAAGCCGATCTCGGCGGCGATCGGGTGGCTCTGGATCCCGATCGGGCAGGCGAGCCTCTACGTGTTCGTGTGGCAGGTCTTCTTCGCGCTGGCGATCGCGTCGATCCCGGGTGTCGACTGGGGCAACGGCTGGATCGGCTTCGCGACCCACACCCTGCTGATCCTCTTGGCCTGGTACATGGTGCGGAAGCGGTTCCTGTTCTCGGTGATCCCGCGCTGA